From the Pseudomonadota bacterium genome, the window CGAACTGCAGCACACCGACCGCACCGAGGATGAGGTCGTTCGACGTCAGCGGTTTGAACAACTGCGTCGCGCCCTCCTCGCACAACTGCTCGAGTCCCTTCTGCAGCTGTTTCATTTTCAACGGGTCGCGCAAGCGGGCCCGGCGAAAGAGTTCCGGCGCGAAGTTCGGAATGCCGGTGAAATGCAGCTTCTCGCCCAGGGTAAAGGTGTCACCGATGCGAATCGTGCCGTGGTTGTGCAGGCCGATGATGTCGCCGGCCTCGGCGGTGTCGACGTGGCCGCGGTCGGCCGCGAGAAAGGTCAACGCATCGGCAAACTTCACGTCCTTGCCGAGCCGCACGTGGTGGGCTTTCATGCCCTTCTTGTATTGCCCCGAGCAGATCCGAAGAAACGCGACGCGGTCACGGTGCTGCGGGTCCATGTTCGCCTGAATCTTGAACACGAACCCGCTGAATTTGCTCTCGCTCGGGTCGACCTCGCGGTCGACAGTCGCGCGCGGCTGCGGCGGTGGCGCGTACTCGACGAAATCATCGAGCAACTCGGTCACACCGAAGTTGTTGATCGCCGAGCCGAAAAACACCGGCGTCAGTTCACCGCGCAGGTAGGCCGCGTGGTCGAAGGCGTTGCTCGCGCCGCGGACCAGCTCCAGCTCTTCGCGCAACTCGTCGGCCTGGTCTCCGAGCAGTTGGTCGAGGCGCGGGTTGTCGAGCCCTTCGACCACTTCCCCCTCGGGCAGTTTGCCGTCGTGGTTGGGGTCGAAGAAGGTCACGGTGTTGCGCGCGATGTGGTAGACCCCCTTGAAGCGTTTGCCCATGCCGACCGGCCAGGTGATCGGCGCGCACTGAATCTTCAGCACGGTTTCAACCTCGTCCAGCAGGTCGATCGCGTCGCGGCCCTCGCGGTCGAGTTTGTTGATGAAGGTCATCACCGGCGTGGTGCGCAGACGGCAGACGTCCATGAGCTTCTCGGTGCGTTCTTCGACGCCCTTGGCGACGTCGATCACCATCAACGCGGAATCCACTGCCGTCAACACGCGGTAGGTGTCCTCGGAGAAATCCTCGTGGCCCGGCGTGTCGAGCAGGTTGACCACGCGGTCCTTGTAGGGAAACTGCATGACCGACGACGTGACCGAGATGCCGCGCTCCTGCTCCATCGCCATCCAGTCGGAGGTCGCGTGGCGTGCGGCCTTGCGGCCCTTGACCGTACCCGCGAGCTGAATCGCACCGCCGAACAGCAACAGCTTTTCGGTCAGCGTGGTCTTGCCCGCATCCGGGTGGGAAATGATCGCAAAGGTGCGACGGCGCGACATGTCGTCTGGGGCTGTC encodes:
- a CDS encoding peptide chain release factor 3 translates to MTAPDDMSRRRTFAIISHPDAGKTTLTEKLLLFGGAIQLAGTVKGRKAARHATSDWMAMEQERGISVTSSVMQFPYKDRVVNLLDTPGHEDFSEDTYRVLTAVDSALMVIDVAKGVEERTEKLMDVCRLRTTPVMTFINKLDREGRDAIDLLDEVETVLKIQCAPITWPVGMGKRFKGVYHIARNTVTFFDPNHDGKLPEGEVVEGLDNPRLDQLLGDQADELREELELVRGASNAFDHAAYLRGELTPVFFGSAINNFGVTELLDDFVEYAPPPQPRATVDREVDPSESKFSGFVFKIQANMDPQHRDRVAFLRICSGQYKKGMKAHHVRLGKDVKFADALTFLAADRGHVDTAEAGDIIGLHNHGTIRIGDTFTLGEKLHFTGIPNFAPELFRRARLRDPLKMKQLQKGLEQLCEEGATQLFKPLTSNDLILGAVGVLQFDVVAQRLKDEYKVDCQFESVTVKAARWVACEDAKMLRDFRDKVAANLAIDHSGELVYLAGTRVNLTMTEERWPDVRFLATREQGGVL